The Glycine soja cultivar W05 chromosome 8, ASM419377v2, whole genome shotgun sequence genome has a window encoding:
- the LOC114422366 gene encoding stem 28 kDa glycoprotein-like, with the protein MHKFVEIARSNKMKMKVLVLFVATVLVAYECHGSDYQKFPLQMKTGFGGQYSNEVACASWRLGVEANNVVKWQTVPAACGEYIADYVLGDQYRSDSKTVNQQAYFYAKSLKLTNKDVFVLDVDDTTLSNLQYFANHGFGVEPHNTTAFKNWVLDGEAFALPETLKMYNKLLALGIKIVFLSERPLSLGDVTAKNLKEVGFNTWEKLILRDPSEYSGKLSFEYKSAEREKLEKEGYRIIGNVGDQWSDLLGSNKGTRTFKLPNPLYYD; encoded by the exons ATGCACAAGTTTGTTGAGATAGCTAGAAGCAATAAGATGAAAATGAAAGtgcttgttttgtttgttgctACAGTTTTGGTAGCATATGAATGCCATGGCTCAGACTACCAGAAGTTCCCTCTCCAAATGAAAACTGGGTTTGGTGGGCAATACAGCAATGAGGTGGCATGTGCCAGTTGGAGGCTTGGCGTGGAAGCAAACAACGTAGTCAAGTGGCAAACTGTTCCTGCAGCTTGCGGAGAGTACATAGCTGACTACGTTCTAGGAGACCAATATAGATCAGATTCCAAAACAGTTAACCAACAAGCTTATTTCTATGCTAAATCCCTCAAACTCACCAACAAAGATGTCTTTGTCTTGGACGTTGACGACACTACTCTCTCTAATCTCCAGTATTTTGCTAACCATGGATTTgg TGTGGAACCACACAATACGACGGCGTTTAAGAACTGGGTTCTTGATGGCGAGGCATTCGCACTGCCAGAGACTCTTAAAATGTACAACAAACTGTTGGCTCTCGGCATCAAGATTGTATTCTTATCAGAAAGACCACTGAGTCTAGGGGATGTAACAGCCAAGAACTTAAAGGAGGTTGGATTCAACACATGGGAGAAGTTAATTCTCAG GGATCCATCTGAGTACTCTGGTAAGTTATCATTTGAATACAAATCAGCTGAGAGAGAGAAGCTGGAGAAGGAGGGATacagaatcattggaaacgttGGAGACCAATGGAGTGACCTCCTGGGAAGCAACAAAGGGACTAGGACTTTTAAGCTGCCTAATCCCTTGTACTATGATTAA
- the LOC114422367 gene encoding stem 31 kDa glycoprotein produces MKLFVFFVAAVVLVAWPCHGAGYQRFPLRMKTGYGERSSEVKCASFRLAVEAHNIRAFKTIPEECVEPTKDYINGEQFRSDSKTVNQQAFFYASEREVHHNDIFIFGIDNTVLSNIPYYEKHGYGVEEFNETLYDEWVNKGDAPALPETLKNYNKLLSLGFKIVFLSGRYLDKMAVTEANLKKAGFHTWEQLILKDPHLITPNALSYKSAMRENLLRQGYRIVGIIGDQWSDLLGDHRGESRTFKLPNPMYYIE; encoded by the exons ATGaagttgtttgttttctttgttgctGCAGTAGTTTTGGTAGCATGGCCATGCCATGGCGCAGGCTACCAAAGGTTCCCTCTCCGAATGAAAACTGGCTATGGTGAGCGTTCTTCGGAGGTAAAATGCGCAAGTTTTAGGCTTGCTGTGGAAGCACACAACATCCGAGCCTTTAAAACCATTCCTGAAGAGTGCGTTGAACCAACAAAGGACTACATTAATGGCGAACAATTTAGATCAGACTCTAAAACAGTTAACCAACAAGCTTTCTTTTATGCTAGTGAACGCGAAGTCCATCACAACGACATATTTATATTCGGCATAGATAACACCGTACTCTCTAATATCCCATACTATGAAAAACATGGATATGG GGTGGAGGAATTTAATGAAACCTTATATGATGAATGGGTTAACAAGGGCGACGCACCGGCATTGCCAGAGACTCTTAAAAATTACAACAAGCTGTTGTCTCTTGGCTTCAAGATTGTATTCTTGTCAGGAAGATATCTTGACAAAATGGCCGTAACAGAAGCAAACCTAAAGAAGGCTGGCTTCCACACATGGGAGCAGTTAATTCTCAA GGATCCACATCTTATCACTCCAAATGCACTTTCATACAAATCAGCAATGAGAGAGAATCTGTTGAGGCAGGGATACAGAATTGTTGGAATCATTGGAGACCAATGGAGCGATCTGCTTGGAGACCACAGAGGCGAAAGCAGGACCTTTAAGCTTCCTAATCCCATGTACTACATTGAGTAG
- the LOC114422364 gene encoding mitochondrial-processing peptidase subunit alpha-like yields MYRVAASSFRRHLKGHGGNLGSIRFSTSAAVAARTSSGGLFSWLTGERSSALPPLDIPLGGVALPDSLPDFVEQSKTKITTLSNGLKIASETSPNPAASIGLYLDCGSIYETPFSSGASHLLERMAFKSTTNRSHFRIVREVEAIGGNVGASASREQMGYTFDALKTYVPQMVELLVDCVRHPAFLDWEVNEELRKVKAELGELSNNPQGLLLEAIHSAGYSGALAYPLLAPEAALNRLDGPSLEEFVAENYTAPRMVLAASGVEHEELLSIAEPLLSDLPKVPCPEEPKSVYVGGDFRRHGEGGTHVAIAFEVPGGWQKEKDAIVLTVLQMLMGGGGSFSAGGPGKGMHSRLYLNVLNEYQQIQSFSAFNSIFNNTGLFGIYASTSPDFVPKTVDIAAKELIAIASPGQVTQVQLDRAKKSTKSAVLMNLESRMIASEDIGRQILTYGERKPVEQFLKAVDEITLNDITKIAQKIISSPLTMASYGDVMNVPSYESVNSKFHAK; encoded by the exons ATGTACAGAGTTGCAGCTTCATCATTCAGAAGGCATCTCAAG GGCCATGGAGGTAACTTGGGATCCATTAGGTTTTCAACTTCGGCCGCGGTAGCTGCAAGGACTTCATCTGGTGGTTTGTTTAGCTGGCTTACTGGAGAGCGTTCTAGTGCTCTTCCTCCTCTTGACATACCCCTTGGTGGCGTTGCTCTCCCAGATTCACTTCCAGATTTCGTCGAACAAAGCAAGACCAAGATCACAACACTCTCCAATGGACTCAAAATTGCATCAGAGACCTCGCCT AACCCTGCAGCTTCAATTGGGTTATATCTTGACTGTGGTTCCATCTATGAGACGCCATTTTCAAGCGGGGCTTCACACTTGCTAGAGCGAATGGCTTTCAAAAGCACAACAAACCGTAGTCACTTTCGCATTGTAAGGGAAGTAGAAGCAATTGGTGGTAATGTAGGAGCCTCAGCCTCTCGGGAGCAAATGGGTTATACATTTGATGCCTTAAAGACCTATGTTCCACAAATGGTTGAATTACTGGTTGACTGTGTAAGGCACCCAGCCTTCTTGGATTGGGAAGTCAATGAAGag CTTCGGAAAGTAAAAGCAGAGCTTGGAGAACTCTCTAACAATCCCCAGGGCTTGCTTTTGGAAGCAATTCACTCTGCTGGTTATTCTGGTGCATTGGCTTATCCTCTTTTGGCTCCTGAAGCAGCACTAAACAGATTGGATGGCCCCAGTTTAGAGGAATTTGTTGCT GAGAATTACACAGCACCTAGAATGGTACTTGCAGCATCTGGGGTTGAGCACGAAGAGCTTCTATCTATTGCTGAGCCACTTCTCTCTGATCTACCAAAGGTTCCCTGTCCTGAAGAACCAAAGTCTGTCTATGTCGGGGGTGATTTTCGTCGTCATGGTGAAGGG GGTACACATGTTGCTATTGCTTTTGAAGTGCCTGGTGGCTGGCAAAAGGAGAAAGATGCTATTGTTTTGACTGTTTTACAG ATGCTTATGGGAGGAGGTGGGTCATTCTCAGCAGGGGGGCCTGGAAAAGGGATGCACTCAAGGCTAT ATCTTAATGTGCTGAATGAATATCAGCAGATTCAATCTTTTTCTGCATTCAACAGTATCTTCAATAATACAGGACTGTTTGGCATTTATGCAAGCACT AGCCCTGATTTTGTGCCAAAAACTGTTGATATAGCAGCCAAAGAACTAATAGCAATTGCTTCCCCTGGACAAG TTACACAGGTACAGCTTGACCGAGCCAAAAAATCCACAAAGTCTGCAGTTCTAATGAATCTGGAATCTAGA atgaTTGCATCAGAAGATATAGGGAGGCAGATTTTGACTTATGGAGAAAG GAAGCCTGTGGAACAGTTCTTGAAGGCTGTAGATGAAATCACGTTGAATGATATCACTAAAATTGCTCAAAAGATTATTTCCTCACCTTTGACCATGGCATCATATGGGGATG TCATGAATGTGCCAAGTTATGAATCTGTTAACAGCAAGTTCCATGCAAAATGA
- the LOC114422460 gene encoding ATP-dependent 6-phosphofructokinase 3-like, giving the protein MSNSEHNIITGNAGYVLEDVPHLSNYIPHLTTYRNPLQDNPSYSVVEEHSVDVDDTIAQKVVVHKNSPRETHFRRAGPRQKVYFESEDVYACIVTCGGLCPGVNTVIREIVCGLYHMYGVHKVLGIEEGYSGFYSRNTIPLTPKVVNDIHKRGGTILGTSQGEGGNDTLKIVDSIQHRGINQVYILGGDGTQRGASVIFEEIRKRGLKVSVVGIPESVDNDIPVIDKSFGFDTAVEEAQRAINAAHVEAESTENGIGIVKLMGRHSGFISMYATLASRDVDCCLIPESPFYLDGPGGLFEFIRKRLAENGHMVIVIAEGAGHELISESLSATNKQDASGNKLFLDVGLWLSQKIKDHFTKSRKMDITLKYIDPTYMIRAVPSIASDNVYCTLLAQSAVHGAMAGYTGFAAGAVNGKHAYIPFYRINEIEKKVVITDRMWARLLSSTNQPSFLKPLSSH; this is encoded by the exons ATGTCCAATTCTGAACACAACATCATCACTGGAAATGCTGGCTATGTCCTTGAAGATGTCCCTCATCTATCTAACTACATCCCTCACCTCACT ACATATCGTAATCCATTGCAAGACAATCCTTCCTATTCAGTTGTTGA GGAGCATTCTGTTGATGTGGATGATACTATTGCGCAAAAG GTAGTTGTACATAAGAATAGCCCAAGAGAGACTCATTTTCGCCGTGCTGGGCCGCGTCAGAAG GTATATTTCGAGTCCGAGGATGTGTATGCTTGTATTGTCACTTGTGGAGGTCTTTGCCCTGGTGTAAATACAGTGATCAGGGAAATAGTTTGTGGGTTATACCATATGTATGGGGTGCACAAAGTACTGGGAATAGAG GAAGGGTATAGTGGTTTTTATTCTCGCAATACAATTCCATTGACACCAAAGGTTGTGAATGACATCCACAAACGTGGTGGAACCATCCTTGGTACCTCACAAGGAGAAGGAGGCAATGATACCTTAAAGATTGTTGATAGCATCCAGCATCGGGGAATTAATCAGGTTTACATACTTGGAGGAGATGGAACTCAGAGAGGGGCTTCTGTGATTTTTGAG GAAATTAGAAAACGTGGCTTGAAAGTTTCAGTGGTTGGAATTCCAGAATCTGTTGATAATGACATCCCG GTTATCGATAAGTCATTCGGTTTTGACACTGCTGTTGAAGAGGCACAACGAGCCATAAATGCTGCTCATGTGGAAGCAGAAAGCACTGAGAATGGTATCGGTATTGTCAAACTAATGGGTCGTCACAGTG GGTTTATATCTATGTATGCAACTCTAGCAAGCCGAGACGTGGATTGTTGCTTAATTCCAGAGTCACCTTTTTACCTTGATGGTCCAGGTGGACTCTTTGAGTTCATCAGGAAAAGACTTGCAGAAAACGGGCATATGGTTATAGTAATAGCTGAAGGTGCAGGTCATGAGCTTATTTCGGAAAGCCTATCTGCTACAAATAAGCAGGATGCTTCTGGCAACAAGTTATTTCTAGATGTCGGTCTGTGGTTATCACAGAAGATTAAG GACCACTTCACAAAAAGTCGAAAGATGGATATAACTCTGAAGTACATTG ATCCCACCTACATGATCCGAGCTGTTCCAAGTATTGCATCTGATAATGTATATTGCACTCTCCTTGCTCAAAGTGCTGTTCATGGTGCAATGGCTGGATACACGGGCTTCGCAGCTGGCGCGGTCAATGGCAAACATGCTTATATTCCATTTTAT CGGATAAATGAGATTGAGAAGAAGGTTGTTATAACTGACCGCATGTGGGCAAGGTTACTGTCTTCAACCAATCAACCTAGCTTCTTGAAACCACTGTCATCTCATTAA